Proteins found in one Scomber scombrus chromosome 15, fScoSco1.1, whole genome shotgun sequence genomic segment:
- the rpl17 gene encoding 60S ribosomal protein L17: MVRYSLDPENPTKSCKSRGSNLRVHFKNTRETAQAIKGMHIRKANKYLRDVIVKHQCVPFRRYNGGVGRCAQAKQFGWTQGRWPKKSAEFLLHMLKNAESNAELKGLDVDSLVIEHIQVNKAPKMRRRTYRAHGRINPYMSSPCHIEMILTEKEQIVPKPEEEVAQKKKVSQKKLKKQKLMARE, from the exons ATGGTCCGCTACTCTCTCGACCCCGAGAACCCGACTAAAT CATGCAAGTCGAGGGGCTCCAACCTGCGGGTTCACTTCAAG AACACCCGTGAGACAGCCCAGGCCATCAAAGGCATGCACATCCGCAAGGCCAACAAATACCTGCGTGACGTCATCGTGAAGCATCAGTGCGTCCCGTTCCGTCGCTACAACGGCGGCGTCGGTCGCTGCGCTCAG gccaAACAGTTCGGCTGGACGCAGGGTCGCTGGCCCAAGAAGAGCGCCGAGTTCCTTCTGCACATGCTGAAAAATGCCGAGAGCAACGCTGAGCTGAAG GGTCTGGACGTGGACTCTCTGGTCATCGAGCACATCCAGGTGAACAAGGCTCCTAAAATGAGGAGGCGTACATACCGTGCTCACGGACGCATCAACCCCTACATGAGCTCCCCCTGCCACATCGAGATGATCCTCACTGAGAAGGAACAGATCGTCCCCAAaccagaggaggaggtggcCCAGAAGAAGAAG GTTTCACAGAAGAAGCTGAAGAAGCAGAAACTGATGGCACGGGAGTAA
- the LOC133995410 gene encoding uncharacterized protein LOC133995410, with amino-acid sequence MSFGYYTNTTVGQVGDKKLIANENLNLDIKMLTIVKVRRFLSYSTKPKFTTRTLLDVLEERGFTPDVTEKVLMEDYDYMRGKSGKGSAAAGLDAAQTRLQVGAAMDTVDGASSTTLMIKKVDYNQLNDKNIKKELLTKLTPNKEMLFCVTQIVYNSSPVTLSSKALTGGSVSALFYEIFRCSLSGNTKREMRFTVPKDKILAYGLEKIKTAVFRNISFDGDDSCKTLEDLAEGILQNQVYLDSLKTFPGSSRRNLLEALREIVPDKDALTLLEETLDEEMTECPQSKVVSEFMDLLRKASSKDQKEADDQRDAVHRLVIAMDSLPDGAAARLTACSNKTLTVLQQLVSRLMRDGQVSLPESLPVSLQEEGLRWAAELLRLTDQDLKELRAEWDRPDYPPEMLLELVCFVVQGLNKLMQP; translated from the exons AGGTTCCTCTCATACTCCACCAAGCCAAAGTTCACCACGAGAACACTGCTGGACGTGCTGGAGGAACGGGGCTTTACACCAG ATGTCACAGAGAAGGTTCTGATGGAGGATTATGATTACATGAGAGGCAAAAGTGGCAAAGGTTCTGCAGCAGCAGGACTTGATGCAGCTCAAACCCGTCTGCAAGTGGGTGCAGCGATGGACACAGTGGACGGAGCGTCCTCCACCACTCTGATGATAAAGAAAGTGGACTACAATCAATTGAATGACAa GAACATAAAGAAGGAATTGCTGACCAAGCTGACACCAAATAAAGAGATGCTGTTTTGTGTTACTCAGATAGTCTACAACTCCTCTCCTGTCACATTGTCTTCCAAAGCTCTGACCGGCGGTTCAGTGTCGGCATTGTTCTATGAAATATTCCGTTGTTCGCTGTCG GGCAACACGAAGAGGGAGATGAGATTCACTGTTCCCAAAGATAAAATCCTCGCTTACGGCCTAGAGAAGATCAAGACAGCGG ttttcaggaACATCAGCTTCGACGGAGACGACTCCTGTAAGACGCTGGAAGACCTGGCGGAAG GAATCTTACAGAATCAAGTTTATCTGGATTCGCTGAAAACATTTCCTGGGTCGAGCCGTCGTAATCTGCTGGAAGCGCTCAGGGAGATCGTGCCTGACAAAGACGCTCTCACACTGCTGGAGGAAACA TTGGATGAAGAAATGACTGAGTGTCCACAGTCTAAGGTTGTCTCTGAATTCATGGATCTTCTTCGTAAAGCCTCCTCTAAAGATCAGAAGGAAGCCGACGATCAGAGGGATGCTGTTCATCGGCTGGTCATAGCCATGGACA GTCTACCAGACGGTGCTGCTGCTCGTCTGACTGCCTGCAGtaataaaacactgacagttCTCCAGCAACTG GTGAGTCGTCTAATGAGGGACGGTCAGGTCAGTCTCCCAGAGTCGTTGCCTGTCTCCCTGCAGGAGGAAGGGCTTCGCTGGGCTGCTGAGCTTCTCCGTTTGACTGATCAGGACCTGAAAGAGCTGAGAGCTGAGTGGGACAGACCAGACTACCCACCAGAGATGCTGCTGGagcttgtgtgttttgttgtgcaGGGACTCAACAAACTGATGCAGCCTTAA